In Harpia harpyja isolate bHarHar1 chromosome Z, bHarHar1 primary haplotype, whole genome shotgun sequence, a single window of DNA contains:
- the OXTR gene encoding oxytocin receptor, with protein sequence MEKLYFAGSGAWTLNGSLGNGSLRLENQTSGRNSTTDPLKRNEEMAKVEVTVLCLILFLALTGNLCVLLSIHTTRQKHSRMYFFMKHLSIADLVVAIFQVLPQLIWDITFRFYGPDFLCRLIKYLQVVGMFASTYMLLLMSLDRCLAICQPLRSLHRRADRVSVLLTWLLCLLVSIPQIHIFSLRDVGNGVYDCWADFIQPWGPKAYVTWITLMVYIIPVLMLSICYGLISFKIWQNVKLKTAHGPNVGLSSSSRSGMAFARVSSTRLISKAKIRTVKMTFIIVLAFIVCWTPFFFVQMWSVWDTNAPQEASPFIIAMLLASLNSCCNPWIYMLYTGHLFHDLMRRFLCCSTRYLKSRPACDLSVSKKSNSSSHVLSCKNTSQRSFTQPSMI encoded by the exons ATGGAGAAGTTGTACTTTGCGGGGAGCGGCGCATGGACGCTCAACGGCTCGCTGGGGAACGGCAGCCTCCGCCTGGAGAACCAGACCTCCGGGAGGAACAGCACCACGGACCCCCTGAAGAGGAACGAGGAGATGGCCAAGGTGGAGGTGACGGTCCTCTgcctcatcctcttcctcgcCTTGACCGGCAACCTGTGCGTGCTGCTTTCCATCCACACCACCCGGCAGAAGCACTCCCGCATGTATTTCTTCATGAAGCACTTGAGCATCGCTGACCTGGTCGTGGCCATCTTCCAGGTGCTGCCCCAGCTCATCTGGGACATCACCTTCAGGTTTTACGGGCCGGATTTCCTCTGCCGGCTGATCAAGTACTTGCAGGTAGTGGGGATGTTTGCTTCCACCTACATGCTCTTGCTGATGTCCCTGGACCGGTGCTTGGCCATCTGTCAGCCGTTGAGGTCTCTGCACAGGAGAGCGGACCGGGTCTCTGTCCTCCTCACCTGGCTGCTGTGCCTGCTGGTCAGCATCCCTCAGATCCACATATTTTCTCTGAGGGATgtagggaatggggtttacgacTGTTGGGCAGATTTCATCCAGCCCTGGGGACCTAAAGCCTATGTCACCTGGATAACCCTCATGGTCTACATCATCCCCGTGTTGATGCTGAGCATTTGCTATGGCTTAATCAGCTTCAAAATCTGGCAGAACGTGAAGCTTAAGACGGCTCATGGGCCCAACGTGGGTCTGAGCTCCAGCTCCCGCAGCGGGATGGCCTTTGCCAGGGTCAGCAGCACCAGGCTCATCTCCAAAGCCAAGATCCGGACAGTCAAAATGACCTTCATCATAGTGTTAGCTTTCATAGTGTGCTGGACTCCCTTTTTCTTTGTGCAGATGTGGTCTGTGTGGGACACCAATGCTCCGCAGGAAG CCTCCCCCTTCATCATCGCCATGCTCCTGGCCAGCCTCAACAGCTGCTGCAACCCCTGGATCTACATGCTGTACACGGGGCACCTCTTCCACGACCTGATGCGGCGCTTCCTCTGCTGCTCCACGCGCTACCTGAAGTCACGGCCGGCGTGTGACCTGAGCGTCAGCAAGAAGAGCAACTCCTCCTCCCACGTCCTCAGCTGCAAGAACACGAGCCAGAGGAGCTTCACGCAGCCGTCCATGATTTGA